A window of the Brachybacterium sacelli genome harbors these coding sequences:
- a CDS encoding IS110 family transposase yields MNSLPATVGDFYRYVVGVDTHAATHSYAIIKAPNGGLIDQNVFPTSPAGLRRARDWISRRTEGDLDDVLIAAEGTGSYGAVLSDVLQQAGYRVVEAPTPRRARARSKTDALDAMLAARSSLVMPLTKLRDGTAARIGDI; encoded by the coding sequence ATGAACAGTCTGCCTGCCACCGTAGGGGACTTCTACCGATATGTCGTCGGAGTCGACACCCACGCCGCAACCCACTCCTACGCGATCATCAAGGCCCCGAACGGCGGTCTCATCGATCAGAACGTCTTCCCGACCAGCCCTGCAGGGCTGCGACGCGCACGAGACTGGATCTCACGCCGAACCGAAGGCGACCTCGACGATGTGCTGATCGCCGCGGAAGGAACTGGCTCCTACGGGGCAGTTCTCAGCGACGTGCTGCAACAAGCGGGGTACCGAGTCGTCGAGGCACCGACCCCGCGTCGTGCACGAGCCCGAAGCAAGACTGACGCCCTCGACGCGATGCTCGCCGCCCGATCGAGTCTCGTCATGCCGTTGACGAAGTTGCGAGATGGGACTGCCGCACGGATAGGTGACATCTGA
- a CDS encoding carbohydrate ABC transporter permease: MKTLRSLIVVLLALIWFLPTYLIVVNAFTPNDAYTGDVRWFPGGVAIFENMAAAWEAAQLGPSMLNSFAYAVVAGCLAVLVAAFAGFAVTAIPGGRRIFWFWLIYAGSLFPAQAFLRPLFTGYAESGLYDTGMGLLLIYVATCIPFSFFIMRNHMLTIPPEVAEAAQLDGANWWRVFTRFHLPLSRSALAAAFIFQFVWVWNELLFGITLSYSEQIRPVMAALAGLQSNYGTVGPPVVLAGALLVSLPTVVVFLAFQRVFASSLGGTRI, encoded by the coding sequence GTGAAGACCCTTCGATCCCTCATCGTCGTCCTGCTCGCGCTGATCTGGTTCCTGCCCACCTACCTGATCGTCGTCAACGCCTTCACCCCCAACGATGCATACACCGGAGACGTCCGCTGGTTCCCCGGCGGCGTGGCCATCTTCGAGAACATGGCCGCAGCCTGGGAGGCCGCGCAGCTCGGCCCGTCGATGCTCAACAGCTTCGCGTACGCCGTGGTCGCCGGGTGCCTCGCCGTTCTCGTGGCGGCCTTCGCCGGGTTCGCGGTCACCGCGATCCCCGGAGGCCGGAGAATCTTCTGGTTCTGGCTGATCTACGCCGGTTCCCTGTTCCCCGCGCAGGCCTTTTTGCGACCGCTGTTCACCGGTTACGCCGAGAGCGGGCTCTACGACACGGGGATGGGACTGCTGCTGATCTACGTCGCCACATGCATCCCCTTCTCCTTCTTCATCATGCGCAACCACATGCTCACCATCCCCCCGGAGGTCGCCGAGGCGGCGCAGCTAGACGGCGCGAACTGGTGGCGCGTGTTCACCCGGTTCCACCTACCCCTGAGCAGGTCGGCCCTCGCCGCCGCGTTCATCTTCCAGTTCGTGTGGGTGTGGAACGAGCTCCTGTTCGGCATCACCCTCAGCTACAGCGAGCAGATCCGCCCCGTCATGGCGGCGCTTGCGGGCCTGCAGAGCAACTACGGCACGGTCGGCCCACCCGTCGTCCTCGCCGGAGCGCTACTCGTCTCCCTACCCACCGTGGTCGTCTTCCTCGCCTTCCAGCGCGTGTTCGCCTCCAGCCTCGGCGGCACGCGGATCTGA
- a CDS encoding LacI family DNA-binding transcriptional regulator, whose product MVRMRDIADRLGISVSTVSLALNHKDKGRVNPPLAEKIRVTANRMGYRPNPHAVGLKLNKSHAIALICYTGPDDPFLSGLTGGAQAAAAEAGYILITIPVTDAPGAEESAIQTALQRDVDGIVFAADYYRRRDIPTVPDTTPFLFLDCISTGSNPVVTEVIADEAQGSFDATSHLISAGHTHVGYVGVDDDRYIARHLREKGFRDAVREHLGDEATPLIINAADPSISAGEAVAASLFSRPVAERPTALFCFSDRTAFGVAQAARRHGLSLPEDLSIVGFDNVEYTSEFFTPRLTTVELPHQRMSSEAVRQLVHLIENPRCEPHRLKVPCPLIHRDSVNPHHS is encoded by the coding sequence ATGGTGCGGATGCGGGATATTGCCGACCGGCTCGGCATCTCAGTGTCGACGGTCTCTCTCGCGCTGAACCACAAGGACAAGGGGAGGGTGAACCCGCCCCTGGCTGAGAAGATCCGCGTGACGGCGAACCGGATGGGCTACCGGCCCAATCCCCATGCGGTGGGTCTGAAGCTCAACAAGAGCCATGCGATCGCCTTGATCTGCTACACGGGACCTGATGATCCGTTCCTCTCCGGCCTGACAGGCGGGGCACAGGCTGCGGCAGCTGAGGCCGGGTACATCCTCATCACGATCCCCGTCACAGACGCCCCCGGTGCGGAGGAAAGTGCGATCCAGACCGCGCTGCAGCGCGACGTCGACGGGATCGTGTTCGCTGCCGACTACTACCGCCGACGGGACATCCCCACGGTCCCGGACACCACCCCGTTCCTGTTTCTCGACTGCATCAGCACGGGGTCGAACCCCGTTGTCACCGAAGTCATCGCGGACGAAGCCCAGGGCTCCTTCGACGCCACATCGCATCTGATCTCTGCAGGCCACACACATGTCGGATACGTCGGCGTCGATGACGACCGGTACATCGCTCGGCACCTGCGCGAGAAGGGCTTCCGCGATGCTGTGCGGGAACACCTCGGGGACGAGGCAACGCCGCTGATCATCAACGCGGCGGATCCCTCCATTTCTGCGGGAGAAGCGGTAGCCGCTTCGCTCTTCTCCCGCCCGGTGGCAGAACGACCCACGGCGCTGTTCTGCTTCTCGGATCGCACCGCGTTCGGAGTCGCACAGGCGGCCCGACGGCACGGCCTGTCGCTTCCGGAGGACCTCAGCATCGTCGGTTTCGACAACGTCGAGTACACCTCCGAATTCTTCACCCCACGCCTAACCACCGTCGAGCTACCTCACCAACGCATGAGCTCCGAGGCAGTACGACAACTTGTCCACCTCATAGAGAACCCCCGCTGCGAACCGCACCGCCTCAAAGTTCCCTGTCCACTCATCCACCGCGACTCCGTCAACCCCCACCACAGCTGA
- a CDS encoding ABC transporter substrate-binding protein, whose product MRRRRFLAAVSALGLAGTATACSSTTDAVETGDLQFFNDAASWEPGYLAAGDVLRERMGWGLSPQTIPNASSYEQVIRSLLQTQDPPDLVKWGSGYRMRDLARTGALAELSSAWEASVDAGWLDDEMRQDFTFDGGTFGMPLIQGYYVMFYNVKVFEELGLEPPATWGEFLDVCQALKAADVTPIGTTQMNIWPVANWFSMLAAANDADWYRALCQNEASFLDDQAMGLMELWQQMIRDGLHTSADSVSDNFPSMLASGRIGMQPTPVSWSTQSMELAGMESGTGFDAFLLPAVHASSPTVVTEIAGLVVPERSRHRAEATEALASWLAPEVQEPWSAFLNGSSANQQVTWSDPVSQRLQSTIRDQNLDVVNRYWENSPPPLVVGVTQDLGGFMADPSDPRGVLESLQRKAESEWSYWQEATR is encoded by the coding sequence ATGCGACGACGCCGCTTCTTAGCCGCCGTCAGCGCCCTGGGACTAGCTGGGACCGCTACCGCGTGCAGCAGCACGACAGATGCTGTCGAGACGGGCGATCTGCAGTTTTTCAACGATGCCGCATCGTGGGAGCCGGGGTACCTGGCAGCCGGGGATGTGTTGCGAGAGAGGATGGGGTGGGGATTATCTCCCCAGACGATCCCGAATGCATCCTCGTATGAGCAGGTCATTCGGTCGCTGTTGCAGACACAAGATCCTCCCGACCTCGTCAAATGGGGCAGCGGGTATCGGATGCGCGATCTCGCCCGCACCGGGGCCCTCGCTGAACTGAGCTCAGCGTGGGAGGCCTCTGTCGACGCCGGGTGGCTCGATGATGAAATGCGCCAAGACTTCACGTTCGACGGCGGCACCTTTGGGATGCCGCTCATTCAGGGCTACTACGTCATGTTCTACAACGTGAAGGTGTTCGAAGAGCTTGGTCTTGAGCCTCCGGCAACCTGGGGTGAGTTCCTCGACGTATGCCAAGCTCTCAAAGCTGCAGATGTAACTCCCATCGGGACAACTCAGATGAACATCTGGCCCGTGGCGAACTGGTTCAGCATGCTGGCTGCTGCCAATGACGCCGATTGGTACCGCGCGCTGTGTCAGAACGAGGCTTCGTTCTTGGACGACCAGGCGATGGGACTCATGGAGCTGTGGCAGCAGATGATCCGAGACGGGCTACATACGAGCGCGGACTCGGTCAGCGACAACTTTCCCTCGATGCTCGCCTCCGGCCGCATCGGCATGCAGCCCACCCCTGTCAGCTGGAGCACCCAGTCAATGGAGCTCGCAGGCATGGAGTCCGGGACCGGATTCGACGCGTTCCTGCTTCCAGCCGTGCATGCTTCCTCCCCGACCGTGGTCACGGAGATCGCAGGGCTCGTGGTTCCGGAGCGCTCCCGGCATCGTGCCGAGGCGACCGAAGCGCTGGCCTCCTGGCTCGCCCCGGAGGTTCAGGAGCCCTGGTCCGCCTTCCTCAATGGTTCCAGTGCGAACCAGCAGGTCACTTGGTCCGACCCCGTGAGCCAGCGTCTCCAGAGCACTATCCGGGACCAGAACCTTGACGTCGTCAACCGCTACTGGGAGAACTCGCCGCCGCCGTTGGTGGTGGGAGTGACGCAGGATCTCGGCGGGTTCATGGCCGACCCCTCTGACCCCCGAGGCGTTCTCGAGTCTCTTCAGCGCAAGGCCGAGTCCGAATGGTCCTATTGGCAGGAGGCAACCCGATGA
- a CDS encoding LacI family DNA-binding transcriptional regulator — translation MTRTRPATIRDVAHRAGVSTKTVSRVINRESYVAESTRTRVLRAIEALSYRPNPAAQNLRRTTSRSIAVVVEDISEPFAAEVTLAVEHAVDEGTTVIVSSSMGDPRREATILATLAARQVDGIILAPTQAPRPRLLHRMGRTAVVCVDRPVPGEPTDAVLSDNARGMQEAVETLLEQGHQRVAYMGDSSRVFTQVERLRGYRAALESRSIDLDPALIYEHRPDVERTRRHLAWLTKLPDPPTAIVSGNSLTTLAMIRADFNAGLDCFIGFDDFPLADFVCGGVSVVAQDAAALGGEATRTLLRRIANDAAPLKTSRLATQLVLR, via the coding sequence ATGACCCGTACTCGGCCGGCCACCATCCGCGATGTCGCCCATCGCGCAGGCGTAAGCACGAAGACTGTCTCGCGAGTCATCAACCGCGAGAGCTACGTCGCCGAGAGCACCAGAACACGGGTGCTCAGGGCCATCGAGGCACTTTCGTATCGCCCGAACCCTGCTGCGCAAAACCTGCGGCGAACCACTTCTAGGTCAATCGCCGTAGTTGTCGAGGACATTTCCGAGCCGTTTGCTGCCGAGGTCACTCTCGCGGTGGAGCACGCTGTTGACGAGGGCACGACCGTGATCGTCTCGTCAAGCATGGGAGATCCCCGACGCGAGGCGACCATCCTCGCAACACTCGCTGCACGCCAAGTCGATGGAATCATCCTTGCCCCTACTCAGGCGCCGAGGCCGCGGCTCCTTCACCGGATGGGACGTACCGCCGTGGTCTGCGTGGATCGCCCCGTGCCGGGTGAGCCGACCGATGCGGTGTTATCGGATAACGCGCGAGGGATGCAGGAGGCTGTCGAAACGCTGCTGGAGCAAGGCCATCAACGTGTTGCCTATATGGGTGACTCCTCTCGAGTGTTTACTCAGGTTGAGCGATTGCGCGGATACCGCGCGGCTCTTGAAAGTCGCTCTATCGATCTTGATCCCGCTCTGATCTACGAGCACCGGCCTGACGTTGAGCGCACACGTCGCCATCTGGCATGGCTCACGAAGCTTCCGGACCCTCCAACCGCCATAGTCTCTGGAAACTCGTTGACCACATTGGCTATGATCCGCGCCGACTTTAATGCCGGGCTCGACTGCTTCATCGGCTTCGATGACTTTCCTCTTGCCGACTTTGTCTGCGGTGGCGTCAGTGTGGTCGCGCAGGACGCCGCCGCTCTCGGGGGCGAGGCGACCCGGACCCTCCTGCGTCGCATAGCGAACGATGCAGCGCCCTTGAAGACCTCGCGCCTCGCGACCCAACTCGTCCTGCGGTGA
- a CDS encoding carbohydrate ABC transporter permease, giving the protein MSSVTDRRGVLSAQRRRDRLVRGRPRLLFLTPAVVLVGLLALLPFALTVGRSFLDDAVVDPSFAGLSSYARLVTDPVIVRSSINTLFWLVGTVVIPVGLGLAIAALTNSVSWGKYARLAIVLPYALSGTAVAVVWNFVLQDTGALNSLLRGIGLDALAQSWLLNWPGNTIALIIANSWQATGVAVILYLVGLQGIPRETIEAAALDGVDGIRRFRLVVVPQLRTSTAVVMGISLANGLKSFDLIWVLTNGGPGRATETLAVSMYWQSFVLQRPGSGAAIAVVLTIIVVAVSVAYLRKQLRTH; this is encoded by the coding sequence ATGAGTTCCGTGACCGACCGGCGCGGCGTTCTCTCTGCCCAGCGCCGCCGTGACCGCCTCGTCCGCGGCCGGCCGCGCCTGCTGTTCCTCACCCCGGCTGTCGTCCTGGTGGGGCTGCTCGCGCTGCTCCCTTTCGCCCTTACCGTCGGACGCAGCTTCCTCGACGACGCCGTAGTGGACCCCTCTTTCGCGGGCCTCTCGAGCTACGCTCGCCTGGTCACCGACCCGGTGATCGTCCGCTCGAGCATCAACACCCTGTTCTGGCTGGTGGGCACCGTCGTGATTCCTGTAGGTCTCGGGCTCGCGATCGCCGCCCTGACCAACTCTGTGTCATGGGGCAAGTACGCCCGCCTCGCGATCGTCCTTCCCTACGCACTCTCGGGGACCGCCGTGGCCGTCGTGTGGAACTTCGTCCTCCAGGACACCGGCGCCCTGAACTCCCTGCTGCGTGGGATCGGCCTCGACGCCCTCGCCCAGTCCTGGCTGCTGAACTGGCCCGGTAACACCATCGCTTTGATCATCGCCAACTCGTGGCAGGCCACTGGGGTGGCCGTGATCCTCTACCTGGTCGGTCTCCAGGGCATTCCGCGGGAGACCATCGAGGCCGCCGCGCTCGACGGCGTCGATGGGATCCGTCGGTTCCGGCTGGTCGTCGTGCCGCAGCTGCGCACCTCGACCGCGGTCGTGATGGGCATCAGCCTCGCCAACGGCCTGAAGTCCTTCGACCTGATCTGGGTGCTCACCAACGGCGGGCCGGGCCGCGCCACCGAGACCCTGGCGGTGTCGATGTACTGGCAGAGCTTCGTCCTCCAGCGCCCCGGTTCAGGAGCCGCCATCGCCGTGGTCCTGACCATCATCGTCGTTGCCGTCTCCGTCGCCTACCTGCGCAAGCAGCTGCGCACGCACTGA
- the tsaD gene encoding tRNA (adenosine(37)-N6)-threonylcarbamoyltransferase complex transferase subunit TsaD has product MRNPAVPVVLGVESSCDETGFGIVSEGMLLGQGLASSAAQHAEFGGVVPEIAARAHLEAAVPTLRIALADAGVEAGDITHVAATSGPGLATAVHVGLAAAKSVAWALDVPLYGVHHLAGHAAADTLEHGPLPERSIVLIVSGGHTSILAVGDLVRDPIEHLGDTLDDAAGEAFDKVSRLLGLGYPGGPAISRAAVDGDPGAFTFPRALLRPGDAPFTFSFSGLKTAVARTVEKLERAGDPVPVADIAASFEQAVVDVLVTKALRAVREQDLDTLVIVGGVAANARLRAVAQERCDAAGIALRIPPPRLCTDNGAMIAAVGDLLVRGGADPSGLRIAADPSAVLHGAQLPLPR; this is encoded by the coding sequence GTGAGGAACCCCGCCGTCCCGGTCGTCCTCGGGGTCGAGTCCTCCTGCGACGAGACCGGCTTCGGCATCGTCTCCGAGGGGATGCTCCTCGGGCAGGGGCTGGCCTCCAGCGCCGCCCAGCACGCCGAGTTCGGGGGAGTGGTCCCCGAGATCGCCGCCCGGGCCCATCTCGAGGCCGCCGTGCCCACCCTGCGGATCGCCCTCGCCGACGCCGGGGTCGAGGCCGGTGACATCACCCATGTCGCTGCCACCTCCGGCCCGGGGCTGGCAACCGCCGTCCATGTCGGCCTCGCCGCGGCCAAGTCCGTGGCCTGGGCACTGGACGTGCCGCTGTACGGCGTCCACCATCTCGCCGGGCACGCCGCCGCGGACACCCTCGAGCACGGCCCGCTGCCGGAGCGCAGCATCGTCCTCATCGTCTCGGGCGGTCACACCTCGATCCTCGCGGTCGGCGACCTGGTGCGCGACCCCATCGAGCATCTCGGTGACACCCTCGACGACGCCGCGGGCGAGGCCTTCGACAAGGTCTCCCGCCTGCTGGGTCTCGGCTACCCCGGTGGGCCCGCCATCTCCCGGGCGGCGGTGGACGGCGACCCGGGTGCCTTCACCTTCCCGCGGGCGCTGCTGCGCCCCGGTGACGCCCCGTTCACCTTCTCCTTCTCCGGGCTGAAGACGGCCGTGGCACGCACCGTCGAGAAGCTCGAGCGCGCCGGGGACCCGGTGCCCGTGGCGGACATCGCCGCCTCCTTCGAGCAGGCCGTGGTCGACGTGCTGGTGACCAAGGCGCTGCGCGCCGTGCGCGAACAGGACCTGGACACGCTGGTCATCGTCGGCGGCGTCGCCGCCAATGCCCGACTGCGCGCGGTCGCCCAGGAACGCTGCGATGCCGCCGGCATCGCGCTGCGGATCCCGCCCCCGCGGCTGTGCACCGACAACGGCGCCATGATCGCCGCCGTCGGTGACCTGCTGGTGCGCGGCGGCGCCGACCCCAGCGGACTGCGCATCGCGGCGGATCCCTCGGCGGTCCTCCACGGCGCCCAGCTGCCCCTGCCACGGTGA
- a CDS encoding ABC transporter substrate-binding protein yields the protein MTFTRRQTLGALGAAAALPAMTMGLSACGSSAEGDGTSLKVLQYEDPTSAQGQGWKRALEIFKEQHPDVTVDFQQTSFDAVRQNAKITLSGNEVPDVIEFNKGNADGGQLAAQGLLTDLTETVTARGWDAKVSDSMSSFALYEDGMAGSGSWFGIPNIGEYVTLFYNQDLFDQHGITPDISDLEGLEAAMDTLLAAGITPIASSAATSQGFNQMWIWYSLVSAIAARDEIDDFMFVKGPVDFSANPWAEGTERFQSWIDRGYVGTDIAGLNFEQATVNFLSGNAAMVVWNHGVFHRAVAEADFNWGWMTFPGANLVMGSSGHLWGVPERAKNKELAYEFIDITLSDEVQNVIGELGGLPIAGDPAAITDERTRDYTEGFVELMDGNALSYYPDYPVIGFIQEHMQAMSNGNETAQEYLDALQSFYDEGTQQ from the coding sequence ATGACGTTCACACGACGCCAGACTCTCGGTGCCCTCGGCGCCGCCGCTGCTCTCCCCGCGATGACCATGGGCTTGTCCGCCTGCGGGTCGTCCGCAGAAGGGGACGGCACATCTCTCAAGGTCCTCCAGTACGAGGATCCCACCTCCGCTCAGGGCCAGGGCTGGAAGCGCGCCCTGGAGATCTTCAAGGAACAGCACCCCGACGTCACCGTCGACTTCCAGCAGACCAGCTTCGATGCGGTTCGCCAGAACGCCAAGATCACCCTGTCCGGCAACGAGGTCCCCGACGTCATCGAGTTCAACAAGGGCAACGCAGACGGCGGCCAGCTCGCCGCGCAGGGCCTGCTCACCGACCTCACCGAAACCGTGACCGCACGCGGATGGGACGCCAAGGTCAGCGACTCGATGAGCTCCTTCGCCCTGTACGAGGACGGCATGGCCGGCTCCGGCTCCTGGTTCGGGATCCCGAATATCGGCGAGTACGTCACGCTGTTCTATAACCAGGACCTCTTCGACCAGCACGGCATCACCCCTGACATCAGCGACCTCGAAGGCCTCGAAGCAGCGATGGACACCCTGCTGGCTGCGGGCATCACCCCTATCGCAAGCTCCGCTGCCACCAGCCAGGGCTTCAACCAGATGTGGATCTGGTACTCCCTGGTCTCCGCGATCGCCGCCCGCGATGAAATCGACGACTTCATGTTCGTGAAGGGCCCTGTCGATTTTTCCGCCAACCCCTGGGCCGAGGGAACGGAGCGCTTCCAATCCTGGATCGACCGAGGGTACGTGGGTACCGATATCGCCGGTCTGAACTTCGAGCAAGCCACCGTCAACTTCCTCAGCGGCAACGCCGCAATGGTGGTGTGGAACCACGGAGTGTTCCACCGCGCTGTGGCCGAGGCCGATTTCAACTGGGGCTGGATGACGTTCCCCGGCGCGAACCTCGTCATGGGCTCCTCCGGGCACCTCTGGGGCGTTCCGGAGCGCGCCAAGAACAAGGAACTCGCCTACGAGTTCATCGACATCACGCTGTCCGACGAGGTGCAGAACGTCATCGGAGAGCTCGGTGGGCTGCCCATCGCAGGTGACCCCGCAGCGATCACCGATGAGCGCACCCGCGACTACACCGAAGGGTTCGTGGAGCTGATGGACGGCAACGCGCTGTCGTACTACCCGGACTACCCGGTCATCGGCTTCATCCAGGAGCATATGCAGGCCATGTCCAATGGCAACGAGACCGCGCAGGAGTACCTCGATGCGCTGCAGTCCTTCTACGACGAAGGCACCCAGCAGTGA
- a CDS encoding family 43 glycosylhydrolase, whose product MPDIHYQHPGTWFGDCMPFFHDGAFYLFHQRDGRDPGPLPDCEPFGWALARTTDFVEYEDLGEAIVRGGEHDQDQFIYAGSVFEADGTFYAMYTGFNRDHFAAEGKPSQVLMIAESDDLIHWRKTDKSLVAPQEGYDPDDWRDPWVIYDEDAGQWVMILGTRKAGPKTQLSGSTVYFTSTDHENWEFQGDFWAPGLFTMHEMPDVFREGDWWYHLVTEYSDKSKTIYRRSRSLYGPWEAPEDDAFDGRPYYAARSVSDGENRYLVGWVATRWDDDDTRTWQWGGTLVVHQIVVREDGTLGVKMPDAVREHLAASTVTTVEPFTLSRSDGLAQRVLGESVPQPCLLETTLKIAPGTREVNLRFGEDTATDVGYQFSMVVDEHRLEFDKRPNWPWGQLDNRGLERPLPDLTDGQEHRLQLVLDEDIATLYVDDTALCTRFNTPAGSAVVLDVIEGAVEIGATSVATGATQI is encoded by the coding sequence ATGCCCGACATCCACTACCAGCACCCCGGCACCTGGTTCGGAGACTGCATGCCGTTCTTCCACGACGGCGCGTTCTATCTCTTCCATCAGCGCGACGGCCGCGACCCCGGCCCGCTCCCGGACTGCGAGCCTTTCGGCTGGGCCCTCGCCCGCACCACCGACTTCGTCGAGTACGAGGACCTCGGCGAGGCGATCGTTCGCGGCGGAGAGCACGACCAAGACCAGTTCATCTACGCCGGCTCCGTCTTCGAGGCCGACGGGACGTTCTACGCCATGTACACCGGCTTCAACCGCGACCACTTCGCCGCGGAGGGCAAGCCCTCCCAGGTCCTCATGATCGCCGAGAGCGACGACCTGATCCACTGGCGCAAGACCGACAAGTCGCTGGTCGCACCGCAGGAGGGGTACGACCCCGACGACTGGCGCGATCCGTGGGTCATCTACGACGAGGACGCCGGCCAGTGGGTCATGATCCTCGGTACCCGCAAAGCCGGCCCCAAGACGCAGCTGAGCGGCTCGACGGTCTACTTCACCTCGACCGACCACGAGAACTGGGAGTTCCAGGGCGATTTCTGGGCTCCGGGTCTGTTCACCATGCATGAGATGCCCGATGTGTTCCGCGAGGGTGACTGGTGGTACCACCTGGTTACCGAGTACAGCGATAAGTCCAAGACGATCTACCGTCGCTCCCGCTCCCTCTATGGGCCGTGGGAGGCGCCCGAGGACGATGCCTTCGATGGCCGTCCGTACTACGCGGCGCGCTCGGTCTCCGATGGCGAGAACCGCTACCTCGTCGGCTGGGTCGCCACCCGCTGGGATGACGACGACACCAGGACCTGGCAATGGGGTGGCACCCTCGTCGTCCACCAGATCGTGGTGCGCGAGGACGGCACACTGGGAGTGAAGATGCCCGACGCGGTACGCGAGCACCTCGCCGCCTCCACTGTGACCACGGTCGAGCCCTTCACGCTTTCGCGGAGCGACGGCCTGGCCCAGCGGGTTCTCGGCGAGTCTGTGCCGCAGCCGTGTCTGCTCGAGACGACGCTGAAGATTGCTCCAGGCACCCGGGAGGTCAACCTGCGCTTCGGCGAGGACACCGCGACCGACGTCGGCTACCAGTTCTCGATGGTCGTCGACGAGCATCGCCTCGAGTTCGACAAGCGCCCCAACTGGCCCTGGGGGCAGCTCGACAATCGCGGCCTCGAGCGGCCACTGCCGGACCTCACCGACGGGCAGGAGCACCGGCTGCAGCTGGTCCTCGACGAGGACATCGCGACGCTCTACGTGGACGACACCGCTCTGTGCACGAGATTTAACACCCCCGCAGGATCCGCCGTTGTGCTCGACGTGATCGAAGGGGCAGTGGAGATTGGAGCAACCTCCGTTGCCACCGGTGCTACTCAGATCTGA
- a CDS encoding carbohydrate ABC transporter permease — translation MAIGFVVIVLVPLGANVAISLFDWRGGAADMEWVGLGNYAELLQDENFWMSFKNSLLMIVAIVVVPTILGLIIASLLFNLIAPRYGSRIASFLRGSFYLPQILPIAVAGFIWSWVMNTDAGAVNSFLKTLGIANPPDWLGDPEIAIVTVMLMMVWLQIGYPLVIFMAALGRVDPSLYEAADLDGASWFQQLRRITIPEIRPEIFIVSLTATVAALKVFAPILILTGGGPEGSTVVPSYYAYRNFFELSQVGYGSAIATVMAAVILVVALVMLWFQRRTENA, via the coding sequence ATGGCGATCGGGTTCGTCGTCATCGTGCTCGTCCCGCTCGGCGCGAACGTCGCAATCAGTCTGTTCGACTGGCGCGGCGGCGCCGCCGACATGGAATGGGTAGGCCTGGGCAACTACGCCGAGCTACTCCAGGACGAGAACTTCTGGATGTCGTTCAAGAACTCGTTGCTCATGATCGTCGCGATCGTCGTGGTCCCCACCATCCTCGGCCTGATCATTGCTTCGCTCCTGTTCAACCTGATCGCGCCCCGCTACGGAAGCCGGATCGCGAGCTTCCTGCGCGGTAGCTTCTACCTCCCCCAGATCCTCCCGATCGCAGTTGCCGGCTTCATCTGGAGCTGGGTCATGAACACCGACGCCGGCGCGGTCAACTCGTTCCTCAAGACGCTCGGCATCGCGAATCCGCCCGACTGGCTCGGAGACCCGGAGATCGCGATCGTCACCGTCATGCTCATGATGGTGTGGCTGCAGATCGGATACCCGCTGGTCATCTTCATGGCAGCGCTCGGCCGTGTAGACCCCTCGCTGTATGAAGCCGCGGATCTCGACGGCGCCTCCTGGTTCCAGCAACTCCGGCGCATCACCATTCCCGAGATCCGGCCAGAGATCTTCATCGTGTCGCTCACCGCGACCGTTGCGGCGCTGAAGGTCTTCGCACCGATCCTGATCCTCACCGGAGGCGGCCCCGAGGGATCGACCGTCGTCCCGTCCTACTACGCCTACCGGAACTTCTTCGAGCTCTCGCAAGTCGGCTACGGCTCCGCGATCGCCACGGTCATGGCCGCTGTGATCCTCGTCGTCGCCCTGGTGATGCTCTGGTTCCAGAGGAGGACCGAGAATGCCTGA